The following proteins are encoded in a genomic region of Dokdonia donghaensis DSW-1:
- a CDS encoding FMN-binding negative transcriptional regulator, producing MYIPDIYKNEDPEEIRSFLKENAFGILVTNLDGKSCATHIPLELSKRPDGTEIIHAHISKMNEQVAHLNNGAEALCIFNGPHSYISASWYDFEEVSTWNYTAVQVRGNVSLLDKEGTYKSIKALMDKYEAPQKNPIDMDALSEKTLRQINGVVAFEIEITSIEAVKKMSQNRNDKNHAAVVSSLRENGTPNDKAVADEMECLRNK from the coding sequence ATGTACATTCCTGATATTTATAAAAACGAAGACCCAGAGGAGATACGCAGTTTCTTAAAAGAAAATGCTTTTGGGATTCTTGTCACAAATCTTGACGGAAAATCGTGTGCGACACATATCCCTCTAGAATTATCAAAACGCCCAGACGGCACCGAAATCATACACGCACACATCTCAAAAATGAATGAGCAAGTTGCTCATCTCAACAATGGCGCAGAGGCGCTCTGTATTTTTAATGGACCTCACAGTTATATTTCGGCTAGTTGGTACGATTTTGAAGAAGTATCCACCTGGAACTATACGGCCGTACAAGTGAGAGGTAATGTAAGTTTACTAGATAAGGAAGGCACTTATAAATCCATCAAAGCATTGATGGATAAGTATGAAGCTCCGCAAAAAAATCCTATCGATATGGATGCGCTTTCTGAAAAAACATTGCGACAAATAAACGGCGTCGTGGCATTTGAGATTGAAATTACGAGCATTGAAGCTGTAAAAAAGATGTCACAAAACAGAAACGATAAAAATCACGCTGCTGTAGTATCTAGCTTACGCGAAAATGGAACTCCAAACGACAAAGCCGTCGCAGATGAAATGGAGTGCTTGAGAAATAAATAA
- a CDS encoding RidA family protein: MSDKDLDLRLQGDPFNEKKVTPRGAYPHIKRAGDFLFVSGTSSRKADNTFAGVHVIDEMGTMHLDIKEQTTAVLENIKKTLATADATMEDVVDVTSFLVNMNDFGGYNEAYGAFFNKETGPARTTVAVHQLPHPHLVVEIKVMAYKPIEK; encoded by the coding sequence ATGAGTGATAAAGATTTAGACCTACGTTTACAAGGCGATCCTTTTAATGAAAAGAAAGTGACACCTAGAGGAGCTTATCCTCATATTAAAAGAGCTGGAGACTTTCTATTTGTCTCGGGCACTAGCAGCCGCAAGGCAGACAATACCTTTGCCGGCGTGCACGTGATAGACGAGATGGGCACAATGCACCTTGATATCAAAGAGCAAACCACAGCCGTACTAGAAAACATAAAGAAAACACTCGCCACGGCAGATGCAACGATGGAAGATGTGGTAGATGTAACGTCATTCCTTGTAAATATGAATGATTTTGGCGGTTACAACGAAGCCTACGGAGCGTTTTTTAATAAAGAAACCGGCCCTGCAAGAACCACCGTAGCCGTACACCAGCTACCACATCCGCATCTGGTGGTTGAGATTAAGGTGATGGCTTATAAGCCGATTGAAAAATAG
- a CDS encoding GIY-YIG nuclease family protein gives MKTYYVYMLKCNDNLIYTGVTNDIARRYEEHQQGRNKSSFTYKRRPDILIWHEVFNDIEQAIAFEKKLKKWSSKKKLALASEDYDMIQALAEGRNASHFKYNPDR, from the coding sequence ATGAAAACCTATTACGTCTATATGCTCAAATGCAATGACAACCTGATTTACACAGGTGTTACAAATGATATAGCGAGACGTTATGAAGAACATCAACAAGGACGAAATAAGAGTAGCTTCACCTACAAGCGTCGCCCAGATATATTGATTTGGCACGAAGTGTTTAATGATATAGAGCAAGCAATTGCCTTTGAAAAGAAGCTCAAAAAATGGAGTTCAAAAAAGAAATTGGCTCTCGCATCTGAAGATTACGATATGATTCAGGCTTTAGCGGAAGGTAGGAATGCAAGTCATTTTAAATATAATCCTGACAGATAG
- a CDS encoding DUF1648 domain-containing protein, giving the protein MDIKKIFWILSWLVAGVTFAMILIHYGDIPEEVPMHFDATGVADRYGSKNELFILPVLSVLLILLFQFMTGKSIKINKHKQGVKNEAQVTVTKTFMSQMALYCTLLFGWLVYQSMAVAVGKQTGLSSYFLVATFGGFIILLVLYYIQLKKVKE; this is encoded by the coding sequence ATGGATATTAAAAAGATTTTTTGGATACTAAGTTGGCTCGTGGCGGGAGTTACCTTTGCGATGATTCTGATACACTATGGAGACATTCCAGAAGAGGTGCCTATGCACTTTGATGCGACTGGAGTGGCAGATAGATATGGGTCAAAAAATGAACTTTTTATCTTACCCGTACTTAGCGTCTTACTTATCCTACTATTCCAGTTTATGACAGGCAAGTCTATAAAGATTAACAAGCATAAACAAGGGGTTAAAAATGAGGCGCAGGTTACAGTTACAAAAACCTTTATGTCACAAATGGCGCTGTATTGCACCCTTCTTTTTGGGTGGCTGGTATATCAATCTATGGCAGTTGCCGTGGGTAAACAGACGGGATTAAGCAGTTATTTTTTGGTTGCAACCTTTGGCGGTTTTATTATACTACTCGTCTTATATTATATACAACTTAAGAAGGTAAAAGAGTAA
- a CDS encoding SDR family oxidoreductase → MKLNLTNKNALVCGSTAGIGLATAMGLAEEGANVTLAARTEEKLKNVISQLPNNGSQKHSYVVADFTNPQEVAAAVSVTGNVYHILINNTGGPPGGPIVDADVTAFAKAFTQHLQTNHLLTQTVLPGMKAEGYGRIINVISTSVKQPLDGLGVSNTIRGAVANWSKTMANELGQYGITVNNVLPGATATGRLSEIIENKAKKTGKSIEEVSQTMANASPAKRFAKPEEVANAIVFLASEAASFINGINVPVDGGRTKSL, encoded by the coding sequence ATGAAACTAAATCTAACTAATAAAAATGCCCTTGTCTGTGGCTCTACAGCAGGAATCGGACTAGCAACCGCTATGGGGCTGGCAGAAGAAGGTGCAAACGTAACCCTAGCGGCGCGTACAGAAGAAAAGCTCAAAAACGTTATCTCACAGTTACCTAATAACGGCTCACAAAAACACAGCTATGTGGTGGCAGATTTTACAAATCCGCAGGAGGTGGCAGCTGCTGTTTCGGTAACGGGCAATGTATATCACATATTAATCAACAACACAGGTGGCCCTCCAGGTGGACCAATTGTGGATGCAGATGTTACCGCTTTCGCGAAAGCGTTTACACAACACCTACAAACTAATCATTTATTAACACAAACCGTACTCCCAGGAATGAAAGCCGAAGGATATGGGCGTATTATTAATGTGATCTCCACCTCTGTAAAGCAACCGCTAGATGGTCTAGGCGTGAGTAATACGATACGTGGTGCCGTGGCAAACTGGAGTAAAACTATGGCAAATGAGCTAGGGCAATACGGCATTACCGTAAACAACGTGCTTCCTGGTGCAACAGCTACGGGTAGACTCTCTGAGATTATAGAAAACAAGGCAAAAAAGACTGGAAAATCTATAGAAGAGGTATCGCAAACTATGGCAAACGCTTCACCAGCAAAACGTTTTGCAAAACCAGAAGAGGTAGCAAATGCGATTGTTTTTCTAGCCAGTGAAGCTGCTTCATTTATTAATGGAATAAATGTCCCTGTAGATGGAGGGCGCACAAAAAGCTTGTAG
- a CDS encoding amidohydrolase family protein translates to MSHKKLRINGHSHLLPYPEEIPQFMKDKGIFWVDKDRKFMLQKDWSRPVTDSSFFLHEKLEWMERNKVDHAVVLNLSQLYGNGLRLEEMKQALKFQNDFNARVQQDHPDKFTTGFVVHPGFVRGALWEIERCVEVLGMDLLCLPTHYMDTIGTWRCIFDEENEPIFELASKYNLAVEIHPYDGEKFIKLQNTNWRFHLIWMLAQCADAYHFLTLNGYADKYPGMRVCFAHGGQLAQINLGRRIQGFDGRPDLFEGKTHPRKSVGHPNIFFDTLVHDTNSLKMVIENQGSKQVVMGLDDPYPLGEMESDNQSSYPGKILDLALEREIINATEYDQIWDDNVVRWLYGDDEKRKEAFRKRILGEK, encoded by the coding sequence ATGTCACATAAAAAACTTCGCATAAACGGTCACTCTCACCTACTTCCCTACCCTGAGGAAATCCCTCAGTTTATGAAAGACAAAGGGATTTTTTGGGTAGACAAAGACCGAAAGTTTATGCTCCAAAAAGACTGGAGCAGACCTGTGACAGATTCTAGTTTTTTCTTGCACGAAAAACTGGAGTGGATGGAACGCAACAAGGTAGACCACGCGGTGGTACTCAACCTCTCACAACTCTATGGAAACGGGCTGCGCCTAGAAGAAATGAAGCAAGCACTTAAGTTTCAGAACGACTTTAATGCGCGGGTACAACAAGATCACCCAGATAAGTTTACAACGGGTTTTGTGGTACATCCAGGATTTGTGCGTGGCGCTTTATGGGAGATAGAGCGATGTGTAGAGGTGCTAGGTATGGATTTATTATGCTTGCCTACGCACTATATGGATACCATAGGGACGTGGCGATGCATTTTTGATGAAGAAAATGAGCCTATTTTTGAACTTGCAAGTAAGTATAACCTTGCAGTAGAAATTCACCCGTATGATGGTGAGAAATTTATAAAACTACAGAATACAAACTGGCGTTTTCACCTCATATGGATGCTTGCACAATGTGCAGATGCCTACCACTTTCTTACGCTTAATGGTTATGCAGATAAGTATCCAGGTATGCGTGTGTGCTTTGCTCACGGTGGCCAGCTAGCACAGATTAATCTAGGGAGACGTATACAAGGTTTTGACGGAAGGCCAGATCTTTTTGAAGGAAAAACACACCCACGTAAATCTGTGGGGCATCCTAATATCTTTTTTGACACCCTAGTACACGATACAAATTCGCTTAAAATGGTGATAGAAAACCAAGGAAGCAAACAGGTGGTTATGGGACTTGATGATCCATACCCGCTTGGTGAGATGGAAAGCGACAACCAGAGTAGTTATCCTGGTAAGATATTAGATCTTGCTTTAGAACGCGAGATTATTAATGCTACCGAGTATGACCAGATATGGGATGATAATGTTGTGCGCTGGCTATATGGAGATGATGAGAAGCGCAAGGAAGCTTTTAGGAAAAGAATATTAGGCGAAAAATAA
- a CDS encoding S8 family peptidase, translating to MKKANSLVLGLCLLAAFSCTKDQDEASDLLTENVEVNLQDSDAFLTIEEINALINQSFYEKQSFSWSEVPANVLWSATVHGGNVLTIGYGEKGESFRTEKNDRLDATRLGLVDLVQSSEQIAKKDFRVKEDEVLNVVDLEVTKLETIRELLASDGVRYLEPNGYSYYDITTPQGAKPAPTQTRSAGCDTSGSTLNSADYRSIWPGALVPWTFDRHNIASAWGRSRGAGITIGIIDTGLSPNQPLLGNSFGDGASINGRTVEKYGTYIDSAWWWSNNLDGPNDRCGHGTSMAGVAAGPRNNDGLPSGVAYDANLVMYRGTSDVVLNDYHERKGVSNALRALADRSDVDIISMSIGYPWSIGNVRDAVRYAYSRGKLIFAAGGTSTSATNWYPVIFPASMPEAIAVTGVTDWSGGYRECDICHDGNEIEFTIVMERDSNDDRTTPVIGFNQGQRDYVGGSSVATATMAGVAAMVWSKYPNWSRQQVLNRLRQSSELYSNTSSKYGYGNIDAYQAVQ from the coding sequence ATGAAAAAAGCTAACTCCTTAGTACTTGGACTGTGCCTTCTTGCGGCATTCTCTTGTACAAAAGATCAAGATGAAGCGTCAGACCTTCTTACAGAAAATGTAGAGGTAAACCTTCAAGATTCAGATGCGTTCTTAACTATCGAAGAGATTAACGCCTTAATCAACCAGTCATTTTATGAAAAACAATCATTCTCGTGGAGTGAAGTCCCGGCCAATGTGCTTTGGAGTGCCACAGTACACGGGGGTAACGTTCTTACCATAGGTTATGGTGAAAAAGGTGAAAGCTTTAGAACAGAAAAAAATGACCGTCTTGATGCTACAAGGCTTGGTCTTGTAGATCTAGTTCAAAGTAGTGAGCAAATAGCCAAAAAAGATTTCAGAGTAAAAGAAGATGAGGTTCTTAATGTCGTAGACCTTGAGGTTACAAAACTAGAAACTATAAGAGAGCTGCTAGCCTCAGATGGAGTAAGGTATTTAGAACCTAACGGTTATTCTTATTATGACATCACTACTCCACAAGGAGCAAAGCCGGCGCCTACTCAAACACGCAGCGCAGGTTGTGATACTAGTGGCAGTACCCTTAATAGTGCAGATTATAGAAGTATATGGCCGGGAGCACTTGTACCTTGGACGTTTGATCGTCACAATATAGCCAGCGCTTGGGGGCGCTCTCGTGGTGCAGGTATTACAATAGGTATTATAGATACAGGTCTTTCACCTAACCAGCCATTGCTGGGTAACAGTTTTGGAGATGGAGCTTCTATAAACGGAAGAACGGTAGAAAAATATGGAACTTATATAGACTCTGCCTGGTGGTGGTCTAACAATCTAGATGGACCAAATGACCGTTGTGGTCACGGTACAAGTATGGCAGGAGTCGCCGCAGGACCTCGCAACAACGATGGACTTCCTTCTGGAGTAGCTTATGATGCAAATCTTGTAATGTATAGAGGAACATCTGATGTAGTTCTAAATGATTATCACGAGCGCAAAGGTGTGTCTAACGCATTACGAGCACTTGCAGATAGAAGTGATGTAGATATTATCTCAATGTCTATAGGTTATCCTTGGAGTATAGGTAATGTAAGAGATGCTGTACGTTATGCATATAGTCGTGGTAAACTCATATTTGCTGCAGGAGGTACAAGCACCAGTGCTACAAACTGGTACCCAGTTATTTTTCCAGCAAGTATGCCAGAGGCTATTGCAGTGACAGGAGTGACCGACTGGTCTGGAGGTTATAGGGAGTGTGATATTTGTCACGACGGTAACGAGATAGAGTTTACAATCGTGATGGAACGCGATAGTAATGATGATAGAACAACACCAGTAATAGGTTTTAACCAGGGGCAACGTGATTATGTGGGTGGCTCATCTGTAGCTACAGCAACTATGGCTGGAGTAGCAGCGATGGTTTGGTCAAAATATCCTAACTGGTCAAGACAGCAGGTTCTTAATAGACTTCGCCAGTCATCAGAATTATATAGTAATACGAGTAGTAAGTACGGTTATGGTAATATAGATGCCTACCAAGCTGTACAGTAA
- a CDS encoding O-methyltransferase, with product MHFLPEELDDYVVAHSAQEPAHLKALTKETYQKILQPRMLSGAYQGRVLSMISKLVNPKNILEIGTFTGYSGLCLAEGLQQEGSLHTIDIKEELVDFQRKHFDASPYGSQITQHLGQALDIIPTIDTTFDLVFIDADKRNYINYYNVIIDKMSKGGIILSDNVLWSGKVVEPLNEKDIDTKVLLEYNKLLNEDKRLETVLLPIRDGLTVSRVR from the coding sequence ATGCATTTTTTACCAGAGGAACTTGATGATTACGTGGTTGCCCACTCGGCGCAAGAACCTGCTCATCTCAAAGCGCTTACAAAGGAAACCTACCAAAAGATACTACAACCACGTATGCTTTCTGGTGCCTACCAAGGTAGAGTGCTTAGTATGATAAGCAAGCTAGTAAACCCAAAAAACATTCTTGAGATAGGGACTTTTACCGGCTACTCTGGCTTATGCCTCGCAGAAGGTTTACAACAAGAAGGATCTCTACACACCATAGATATTAAGGAAGAACTTGTAGACTTCCAGCGCAAGCATTTTGACGCTTCGCCTTACGGCTCACAAATCACACAGCACCTCGGTCAAGCGTTAGATATCATACCGACTATTGACACTACTTTTGACCTCGTTTTTATAGATGCAGATAAACGCAACTACATTAATTACTATAATGTGATTATTGATAAGATGAGCAAGGGTGGCATTATCCTTTCTGATAATGTGCTCTGGAGCGGCAAAGTGGTTGAACCGCTTAATGAGAAAGACATAGATACTAAAGTGTTACTGGAGTATAACAAGCTACTCAATGAAGACAAACGTCTAGAGACCGTTCTATTACCTATAAGAGATGGTCTTACGGTGAGTCGTGTGAGGTAG
- the kynU gene encoding kynureninase, with protein MVYENNLAFAKAQDEKDPLKEYRNHFYIPVDKEGNELIYLCGNSLGCQPKSVAQYIEQELNDWADLGVEGHFKEETPWMSYHEELAKPMAHIVGAKPSEVVIMNTLTTNLHLMMVSFYNPTPSRHKIIIESDAFPSDKYAVESQIHQRGYDPETSLILWQPREGEELCRYEDLETLVKEHGDSVALLLIGNTNYYSGQCYPIKKITDLGHNNGSKVGFDLAHGVGNIMPDLHESGADFAVWCTYKYLNSGPGSLGGCFVHERHHTDKNIQRFTGWWGQNKDTRFNMRKGFDPIPTAEGWQLSNPPILSMAAVKASLDIFEEAGMSNIRAKSEKLTGYLEFLVNELNNEHIAIITPSDSSQRGCQLSIQVKNADKSLHKKLTEAGVISDWREPDVIRVAPAPLYNNFEDVYEMVERLKKIL; from the coding sequence ATGGTGTATGAAAATAATCTCGCTTTCGCGAAAGCGCAAGACGAAAAAGATCCCCTTAAAGAGTACCGAAATCACTTCTACATACCCGTAGACAAAGAGGGTAACGAACTTATCTACCTCTGCGGAAACAGTCTAGGCTGTCAGCCAAAATCTGTCGCACAATACATCGAGCAAGAACTCAATGACTGGGCAGATCTGGGTGTTGAAGGGCATTTTAAAGAAGAAACTCCGTGGATGTCTTATCACGAGGAACTCGCAAAACCTATGGCACACATTGTAGGTGCAAAACCAAGCGAAGTAGTGATAATGAATACGCTCACGACAAACCTTCACTTAATGATGGTGTCGTTTTATAATCCTACGCCATCACGTCATAAAATTATTATAGAAAGTGATGCTTTTCCATCAGATAAGTATGCGGTAGAAAGTCAGATACACCAGCGTGGGTATGATCCAGAGACGAGCCTTATACTATGGCAACCTCGAGAAGGAGAAGAATTATGCCGTTATGAAGACCTAGAAACACTTGTAAAAGAACACGGCGACAGCGTTGCGCTTCTTTTAATTGGTAACACAAACTATTATTCTGGACAGTGCTACCCTATTAAAAAAATCACTGATTTAGGTCACAACAACGGCAGCAAAGTAGGCTTTGACCTTGCACACGGCGTGGGTAATATTATGCCAGACTTACACGAGAGCGGTGCAGATTTTGCCGTGTGGTGCACGTATAAATACCTCAACAGCGGCCCAGGAAGTCTAGGGGGATGCTTTGTACACGAGCGCCATCATACAGATAAAAACATACAGCGCTTTACAGGCTGGTGGGGACAAAACAAAGACACACGCTTTAATATGCGTAAAGGCTTTGACCCAATCCCTACTGCCGAAGGTTGGCAATTATCAAATCCTCCTATCCTTAGTATGGCAGCAGTAAAGGCGAGCTTAGATATTTTTGAGGAAGCTGGTATGAGCAACATACGCGCAAAATCTGAAAAACTCACAGGCTATCTAGAGTTCTTAGTAAACGAACTCAACAATGAGCACATCGCTATCATCACACCAAGCGATTCATCGCAACGTGGGTGTCAACTAAGTATTCAAGTAAAAAATGCCGACAAAAGTTTACACAAAAAACTCACCGAAGCAGGAGTCATCTCAGACTGGCGTGAGCCAGATGTAATACGCGTGGCTCCAGCACCGCTCTACAATAATTTTGAAGATGTTTATGAAATGGTAGAACGACTTAAGAAGATACTCTAA
- a CDS encoding FAD-dependent oxidoreductase, whose protein sequence is MAKQEHILIIGAGLCGSLLALRMAQRGYKITLMEKRPDLRAVHQDAGRSINLALSDRGLKGIRLVGLEDRVKDLCIPMNGRMLHDKESNTLFSPYSGRTDEYINSISRTDLNIMLLNAADEYDTLQVHFNQACTNVDLKNATATFTDYHTKEEQTITADIILGADGAGSAVRKSMYMSRDFLFSFSQDYLGHGYKELTFPPAENGGYRTEKNALHIWPRGRDMIIALPNLDGSFTVTLFIDYKDAPDSFASLDSPAAITEFFTRQFPDAIPMMPELVKEYEENPVGPLGTIKCHPWSAFGKTCILGDAAHAIVPFYGQGMNASFEDVVVFDEMLDAFSDQGWEKVFKEFEKTRKPDTDAIANLAVDNFHEMKEHTAHPMFQEKRKLETQFEKEFPTEYYSKYSLVTFNEAIGYKEAMTRGRAQNKAILNLLDDGLLPDSLSLKAKLKKVQQATEDILHDDAIAGNI, encoded by the coding sequence ATGGCAAAACAAGAACACATACTCATTATAGGCGCAGGCCTTTGCGGTTCGCTTCTAGCATTACGTATGGCACAACGTGGTTATAAAATCACCTTGATGGAAAAGCGTCCAGACCTAAGAGCCGTACATCAAGATGCTGGAAGAAGTATCAACCTCGCTTTATCAGACAGAGGTTTAAAAGGAATACGCCTTGTAGGCCTAGAAGATCGAGTAAAAGATTTGTGCATCCCTATGAATGGAAGAATGTTGCACGACAAAGAAAGTAACACGCTTTTTAGTCCGTATTCTGGACGTACAGATGAGTATATAAATTCTATCTCACGTACAGACCTCAACATTATGCTACTCAATGCGGCAGATGAGTATGATACCTTACAAGTACACTTCAACCAGGCGTGCACAAACGTTGATCTTAAAAATGCTACGGCAACCTTTACAGATTATCACACAAAAGAAGAGCAAACCATCACTGCAGATATTATTCTAGGAGCAGATGGTGCAGGATCTGCAGTGCGTAAGAGTATGTATATGAGTCGCGACTTTTTATTCAGCTTCTCGCAAGATTACTTAGGTCACGGTTATAAGGAACTTACCTTCCCTCCTGCCGAAAATGGCGGATACCGCACCGAAAAAAATGCCTTACACATCTGGCCACGTGGTCGAGATATGATCATTGCTTTGCCTAACCTAGATGGGAGTTTTACCGTAACGCTATTTATAGATTATAAAGATGCACCAGATAGTTTTGCATCACTAGACAGCCCAGCTGCAATTACAGAATTCTTTACAAGACAGTTTCCAGACGCTATCCCTATGATGCCAGAACTGGTAAAAGAATATGAAGAAAATCCTGTAGGGCCGCTAGGCACTATAAAATGCCACCCGTGGAGTGCTTTTGGAAAAACGTGCATTCTAGGAGATGCGGCACACGCCATTGTTCCATTTTATGGGCAAGGGATGAATGCTAGTTTTGAAGATGTGGTAGTTTTTGACGAGATGCTAGATGCATTTAGTGATCAAGGATGGGAGAAGGTTTTCAAAGAATTTGAAAAAACCAGAAAACCAGATACAGATGCCATTGCAAACCTGGCAGTAGATAACTTTCACGAGATGAAAGAACACACGGCTCACCCTATGTTTCAAGAAAAGAGAAAGCTCGAAACACAATTTGAGAAAGAATTTCCTACGGAGTATTACTCAAAATATAGTTTAGTAACTTTTAACGAGGCGATAGGATATAAAGAGGCAATGACGCGCGGTAGAGCACAAAACAAGGCTATTTTAAACCTACTGGATGACGGATTGCTACCAGATTCTCTTTCGCTTAAAGCGAAATTAAAAAAAGTACAACAGGCTACAGAAGACATCTTGCACGACGATGCCATAGCCGGAAATATATAA
- a CDS encoding aldehyde dehydrogenase → MNIKNYINGNYTNPASNDWLDNYEPASGKVYGQIPNSSAQDIEEATAFAKAAFPHWSGTTLDERSRILMNIASGIEARLEELAQAESRDNGKPVSLAMAVDIPRAASNFRFFANAITQFSAESHESVGLNAMNFTLRKPIGVVGCISPWNLPLYLFTWKIAPALAAGNCVIAKPSEVTPMTAYLLGEICTEAGLPPGVLNIVHGLGHTTGQAILEHKDIKAISFTGGTKTGAHLAKTCAPMFKKLSLELGGKNPNLIFADCNYEDMLATTVRSSFANQGQICLCGSRIFVERSIYDRFKSDFISKVKELVVGHPSQEKTNLGALVSKSHLEKVEDYINNAQAYGGTVLYGGKRVSVAGYENGYYLEPTVIEVDSNDCKLNQEEIFGPVVTIMPFDTEEEALALANGTKYGLSATVWTQQLDRTMRLSNALESGIVWVNTWMNRDLRTPFGGVKASGVGREGGFEALRFFTEAKNVCIKYN, encoded by the coding sequence ATGAACATCAAAAACTACATAAACGGCAACTACACAAACCCAGCATCAAATGATTGGTTAGATAATTATGAGCCAGCTTCTGGTAAGGTATATGGGCAGATTCCTAATAGTAGTGCGCAAGATATTGAGGAGGCTACCGCTTTCGCGAAAGCGGCATTCCCGCATTGGTCCGGCACCACACTTGATGAGCGCAGTCGCATCTTGATGAACATTGCAAGTGGCATTGAAGCTAGACTTGAAGAACTTGCTCAAGCCGAAAGTCGGGATAATGGGAAACCAGTGTCACTAGCAATGGCTGTAGACATCCCGAGGGCGGCGAGTAACTTTCGATTTTTTGCAAATGCTATTACTCAGTTTTCGGCAGAGAGTCACGAGAGTGTGGGGCTGAACGCAATGAATTTTACCCTGCGTAAACCCATAGGCGTTGTAGGGTGCATAAGTCCGTGGAATTTACCGCTATATCTCTTTACCTGGAAAATCGCTCCGGCATTAGCCGCTGGTAATTGTGTGATTGCAAAACCTAGTGAAGTCACTCCTATGACGGCTTACCTTCTAGGTGAGATTTGTACAGAGGCTGGACTTCCTCCAGGTGTTCTCAATATTGTACACGGGCTGGGGCACACAACGGGACAAGCTATTTTAGAACATAAAGATATCAAGGCGATAAGTTTTACGGGAGGTACAAAAACGGGAGCGCATCTCGCAAAGACGTGTGCACCTATGTTTAAAAAACTCTCGCTAGAACTAGGTGGCAAAAACCCAAACCTCATTTTTGCCGATTGTAATTATGAGGATATGCTTGCTACAACCGTAAGAAGCTCCTTTGCAAATCAAGGGCAAATTTGCCTCTGTGGAAGTCGCATTTTTGTAGAGCGATCTATTTATGACCGATTTAAAAGTGATTTCATTTCAAAAGTCAAGGAGTTAGTTGTGGGTCATCCATCACAAGAGAAAACAAACCTAGGAGCACTCGTTTCAAAATCACATCTTGAGAAAGTAGAAGACTACATTAATAACGCACAGGCTTACGGAGGCACTGTTCTTTATGGTGGTAAACGAGTATCCGTTGCAGGATATGAGAATGGCTATTACTTAGAACCTACGGTTATTGAGGTGGACAGTAATGACTGCAAACTTAACCAAGAAGAGATTTTTGGACCAGTAGTCACTATAATGCCTTTTGACACCGAAGAAGAAGCCCTTGCACTAGCAAACGGAACAAAATACGGACTCTCTGCAACGGTTTGGACTCAGCAACTTGACAGAACAATGCGTTTAAGCAATGCACTTGAATCTGGTATTGTCTGGGTGAATACGTGGATGAATAGAGATTTGCGCACACCCTTTGGCGGAGTCAAAGCAAGCGGAGTAGGTCGTGAAGGCGGCTTTGAAGCGCTCCGTTTTTTTACCGAAGCAAAGAATGTTTGTATAAAATATAATTAG